The stretch of DNA atggacccgatacagtttccatttccaccgcacaaagatggtttcaacgttttcgttctggtgtagaggtcgtcgagaattgcgacaaaatcgctgaattagccgagaaagaccggcatagtagcagccgtagcatcggccaagagctggggataagtcatcaaaccgttattaaccatttgaagaagcttggattcactcgatgtatgggtgccacacacgttgacgcaaaaaaaaacatctttgaccgtatcaacgcatgtgaatcgctgctgaatcgcaacaaaatcgacccgtttctgaagcggatggtgactggcgatgaaaagtggacccacttttacgacaacgtgaagcgcaaacggtcgtggtcgaagcccgctgaagcggctcagatggtggccaagcaatcattaacggccaggaaggttctgctgtgtgtttggtgggattgtcaagaaataatctattatgagctgcttccctatggccaaacgctcaattcggacctgtactgccaacaactggaccgcttgaaggtagcactcatgaagaagaggccatctttgataaacagaggccgcattgtcttccatcaggacaacgccaggccacacacttctttggtgacgcgccagaagctccgggagctcggatgggaggttcttttgcatccgccgtatagtccggaccttgcaccaagtgactaccacctgtttttgtccatggcgaacgagctaggtagtcagaagttagccacaaaagaggcctgtgaaaattggctatccgagtttttttgccaataaggaagcgagcttctataacaggggtattatgaagttggcatctcattgggaacaagtcatcgaacaaaacggcgcatatttgacttaaaacagatgattgtaactaattttatgaacaaatgaaaattaaaaaaaaataccgcaggacttttttgacagcctaatatattacatatcaatatttgttaacgaatgctgcaatcgattgTCGTTATTGGGAAAGGTGTCTTATTTTTACTGTGTTATTCCGAGGAGAAATCGATTCCTTCTCAAGTGTTAATAATCGTgccccggatcaacgatgattccaattgtcggggcttggggagtgggtactatttgcgctgggtatttccgaggaggaatcgattccccctttgagcgttgataattcttttccggctaaatgaagtggtatgatattcactttattcgaaagatgaaatgtctaagacttatatgcttgttacttatttattgctaaatcaacgttagtcctacgtccactttgcggttatatcaaagataccCACTTCTAGGTTTTTTgcggtttcataattttcttcggattttttgcTAGATATCACTTTTTACACACGTCTAGTAGTGTTGTGTCACAGATTTGAACAATTTAGAATCCTTTAAAaggtaaaactttgataaatttatgtttacttttgcgactccattaaactcgaactttgcaagctacaatacacaacaaaacaacaacaaaaagtgacagataaaatgacactgatacaaaaaacactcttaaattgtcatgtggtatcattcaaaatgcgcttaacactatagtttcatcaaaaacagtttttcaaaaacgggcatttttgcgtattaaatttcatacgctggacACTAACCTTTTAttttagggggtctccgtagccacattggttgcgcgttcgcttagtaagcgatcgatcgtgagttcaaaactcaggaccctcattgaccatctttgtgttgttacagaatagcttcgtccacgcaacaatcatcagcgatggagatcgatccacggtcgaaataagatcgattcatccataccactgctctgctctgcaagacacatcgggctgctgttctataaataactcaacaatgatcaatcaactgtctccgctgtccggtggtccaactggataatggaagaacagaaagaatactcttacgcctaaatggctactttgtgaatgtaccatatgtaatggtatagaaggaatactggcgaacggcaactgtgtaatgtgctaattatagatatgataaccatgtgacatgtacacgattaaaattcggctctgttacagctaaaatgctaatgagccttaaataaataaatgggataaaaaaaaaccttttattttggcttctagagctgggtactttcgaaaccattccactaatccagttttcctgaattttttgaaagcgaatGATTTTTTAGATACACCTTTGGGCATTCCTTgccccaccaaagtgatggaggacgacatCGGAAAGTGGTAGCGGGAATACGTTTCTTTTAAGCTTGAAgagcgctatcgtaaatcaaacatGATATGAAGTTATACTCTTTGAGTGAAgtaagttcatgcattgaaacaattgctccagacattattttcgcaaattttctccagttttttttcgtgaGGTAACGTAATTCGATTGAGATAACATAGGTTCTATAATTAGACAAAGCACAATTTCGAGTGAATTTACCTCAATTTGGCTTCATTAATTGACAATGTTTAGTACCTTGGCAAACCCAActatactttttcttttttttttctcacaataCAGAACAGAGGAAATATCGGAACACATCTacgaaacatatttaaaataataatttactTTATTTATATCATTCATTGAGCATTACATTCGCCTTAAGACTAGATTTGGCTTCGGTTGTGATTATTTCTACATTTGGTGCATTTGGTCTTTGAAATTAGAGACTGATAATCCCACAGATTAGATTTTGTTTTATATGAAATCCACTTCATAGAATCGTTGAATTTCCATCTCTCCGCCCCGATCGTGGTTATTGTTACTATCACTGGCTGTGGACGTTTCGGAATCGAACAAACTGTACGTCGTTTCGTCGGCACCTCGCTCCAGCAGATCGCTCAACGCGTTAATGTAAGTTTGCGCCATTTGAAGTGTTTCGAATTTGGAAAGCTTGTGATCTGGACCGAGTGTCGGTACGATCTCTCGCAATCTGTCGAAAGCAACGTTCAAACTATTCATACGCTTCCTCTCCCTCGCGTTTGCCGCGAGCCGTCGCTTTTTCAGCACCGTGGGGCTAGGTGGTGTCAGGGGGTTCTTTCTACTGTCCGTGGATTCCCCTTTCGGTGCTTTCGAGGTTCTGCTGGAGGTGGAGCAAGCGGAGCGCCGCTTGGTTTTATTAGCTCGGCTAGCTCCCTTAATTGAGTCATTCGCCATAATGGGGGCAATTGGTTGGCTTTCGGTGTCTGGAAGCCGCTGATCCAAATAGTCATCCGTTTGCACTGGAACAAAGCTTTCGCCGTCGATTATCATTTCCGAGAATGTAGATAACCCATAGCTTACGCTTCCATCGTGACCCCCCGAGAACGTCGGAC from Toxorhynchites rutilus septentrionalis strain SRP chromosome 3, ASM2978413v1, whole genome shotgun sequence encodes:
- the LOC129778182 gene encoding twist-related protein-like, whose translation is MEQYSTVGLDRISGYGLTMMENYLPNYSSDTSLYRSFGSSGDTSPTFSGGHDGSVSYGLSTFSEMIIDGESFVPVQTDDYLDQRLPDTESQPIAPIMANDSIKGASRANKTKRRSACSTSSRTSKAPKGESTDSRKNPLTPPSPTVLKKRRLAANARERKRMNSLNVAFDRLREIVPTLGPDHKLSKFETLQMAQTYINALSDLLERGADETTYSLFDSETSTASDSNNNHDRGGEMEIQRFYEVDFI